From one Phocaeicola salanitronis DSM 18170 genomic stretch:
- a CDS encoding helix-turn-helix domain-containing protein, translating into MDEIIKLDSIDKYNQLFGLETLHPLVSVIDLSEATRFPTHFTFNYEVYALFLKDTRCGDIRYGKQTYDYQEGTVVSFAPGQVVETELAPGVKPMAQGLLFHPDLIKGTSLGAEIKSYSFFSYKSNEALHLSDEEKSIFSDCLAKIRLELVHSIDRLSKRLIARNIQLLLDYCMRFYERQFDTRTVANRDVLSKFETLLDAYFQGDKPQTEGLPTVKYFADRVFLSPNYFGDLIKKETGKTAQEYIQNKLIDTAKEMIAGTDKTISQIAYDLGFQYSQHFNRVFKKNVGYTPNEYRRLQMV; encoded by the coding sequence ATGGACGAAATCATCAAATTGGATTCAATAGACAAGTATAACCAACTCTTCGGGCTGGAAACGTTGCACCCGTTGGTGAGCGTGATTGACTTGTCGGAAGCAACCCGGTTTCCCACTCATTTTACCTTCAATTATGAGGTTTACGCCCTTTTCCTGAAAGATACCCGGTGCGGAGACATCCGCTATGGGAAACAGACGTATGATTATCAGGAAGGTACCGTAGTCAGCTTCGCGCCCGGGCAGGTAGTGGAAACGGAACTGGCTCCGGGCGTAAAGCCGATGGCACAAGGGCTTTTGTTTCATCCCGACCTGATAAAAGGCACTTCGCTGGGAGCGGAAATCAAATCGTATTCTTTCTTCTCGTACAAGTCGAACGAAGCCCTTCATCTTTCCGACGAAGAGAAAAGCATCTTCTCCGATTGCCTGGCGAAAATCAGGCTGGAGCTGGTCCATTCGATAGACCGGCTTAGCAAACGCCTGATAGCGAGGAATATTCAGTTATTGTTGGATTATTGCATGCGTTTTTATGAACGCCAGTTTGATACCCGTACTGTAGCCAACCGGGATGTGCTGAGCAAGTTCGAAACCTTGCTTGACGCCTATTTTCAAGGAGATAAACCTCAGACCGAGGGGCTTCCTACCGTAAAGTATTTTGCCGACCGGGTCTTTCTCTCACCCAATTATTTCGGGGATTTGATTAAGAAGGAGACGGGCAAGACCGCCCAAGAATATATCCAGAACAAACTGATTGATACCGCTAAGGAGATGATTGCCGGTACCGACAAGACCATCAGCCAGATAGCATACGACTTAGGTTTCCAGTATTCGCAACACTTCAACCGGGTATTCAAGAAGAATGTAGGCTATACGCCCAATGAATACCGCAGGCTTCAGATGGTATAG
- the purL gene encoding phosphoribosylformylglycinamidine synthase, whose protein sequence is MILFFRTPNQSVIATQCNKEMNADDIKKLSWLYGDATVEKEENLQGWFIGPRREMITPWSTNAVEITQNMGLTGIRRIEEYFSVKDENAEHDPMLQRMYHGLNQQIFDVDIKPQPIIYIDDLEAYNEQEGLALSREEMDYLKKVEQDLGRKLTDSEVFGFAQINSEHCRHKIFGGTFIIDGKEMESSLFQMIKKTTKENPNKIISAYKDNVAFAEGPVVEQFAPKDHSTSDYFIIKDIKTVISLKAETHNFPTTVEPFNGASTGTGGEIRDRMGGGKGSWPIAGTAVYMTSYPRTDEGREWESILPVRKWLYQTPEQILIKASNGASDFGNKFGQPLICGSVLTFEHQENNEKYAYDKVIMLAGGVGYGTKRDCLKGTPEAGDEIVVLGGDNYRIGLGGGSVSSVETGRYSSGIELNAVQRANAEMQKRAYNVVRALCEEDTNPIVSIHDHGSAGHVNCLSELVEDCGGLIHMDKLPIGDETLSAKEIIANESQERMGLLIEEESLEHVQKIAERERAPMYVVGETTGDHRFAFEQADGVRPFDLAVDQMFGSSPKTYMVDKTVERHYENVTYDVTKLNEYVRRVLQLEAVACKDWLTNKVDRSVTGKIARQQCQGELQLPLSDCGVVALDYRGEKGIATALGHAPQAGLANPAYGSVLSVAEALTNIVWAPLADGMDSLSLSANWMWPCRSQEGEDARLYTAVKALSDFCCALQINVPTGKDSLSMTQKYPNGEKIISPGTVIVSAGGEVSDIKKVVSPVMVNNPKSTFYHIDFSFDQLRLGGSAFAQSLNKVGDDVPTVQNPDYFRDAFLAIQKLVNKGLILAGHDISAGGLITTLLEMCFANTEGGMEINLDKFKHEDIVKILFAENPGVVIQVADKHKHEVKKILEDAGVGFVKLGTPADERHILVTLHEATYQFGIDYLRDVWYSTSYLLDRKQSMNGCAKKRFENYKMQPLETVFDKSFTGKLSQFGLNPDRRTPSGIKAAIIREKGTNGEREMAYMLYLAGFDVKDVTMTDLVSGRETLEDIHFIVFCGGFSNSDVLGSAKGWAGTFLFNPKAKAALDNFYARKDTLSLGVCNGCQLMMELGLITPEDKKQGKMLHNDSHKFESAFLGVTVPMNRSVMFGSLSGSKLGIWVAHGEGKFSLPYPEDHYNVVLKYSYDEYPGNPNGSDYSVAGIASQDGRHLAMMPHLERACFPWNNAYYPADRIHEDQITPWMEAFVNARKWVEVHK, encoded by the coding sequence ATGATTCTATTTTTCAGAACACCTAATCAAAGTGTGATTGCTACCCAATGCAACAAGGAAATGAATGCAGACGACATCAAGAAACTGAGTTGGCTGTACGGAGACGCAACGGTAGAAAAAGAAGAGAATTTACAAGGTTGGTTCATCGGTCCACGCCGGGAAATGATTACGCCGTGGAGTACGAACGCGGTAGAAATTACCCAGAACATGGGACTTACAGGCATCCGCCGTATCGAAGAATACTTTTCCGTAAAAGACGAAAACGCGGAACACGACCCGATGCTGCAACGCATGTACCATGGGCTAAACCAACAGATATTTGACGTAGACATCAAGCCCCAGCCCATTATTTACATTGATGACCTGGAAGCTTACAACGAGCAGGAAGGACTGGCCCTCTCGCGCGAGGAGATGGACTACCTGAAGAAAGTGGAACAAGACCTGGGACGCAAGCTGACCGACTCGGAAGTGTTCGGTTTCGCCCAAATCAATTCGGAACATTGCCGCCATAAAATATTCGGAGGCACATTCATCATCGACGGAAAGGAAATGGAATCATCCTTGTTCCAGATGATTAAGAAGACTACCAAAGAGAACCCGAACAAGATTATCTCGGCATACAAAGACAATGTAGCCTTTGCCGAAGGTCCCGTAGTAGAGCAATTCGCTCCGAAAGACCACTCTACATCCGATTATTTCATCATCAAAGATATAAAGACCGTCATCTCCCTGAAGGCGGAAACGCATAACTTCCCCACAACGGTAGAGCCGTTCAACGGCGCTTCCACTGGTACCGGAGGTGAAATCCGCGACCGTATGGGCGGAGGAAAAGGCTCGTGGCCCATTGCAGGTACAGCGGTTTATATGACTTCTTATCCCCGTACCGATGAGGGACGCGAATGGGAAAGCATCCTGCCCGTACGCAAATGGTTGTACCAGACTCCCGAACAAATCCTGATTAAGGCTTCGAACGGTGCTTCCGACTTCGGAAACAAATTCGGGCAACCCCTGATCTGCGGTTCGGTATTGACCTTCGAGCATCAGGAAAACAATGAGAAATATGCATACGACAAGGTGATTATGCTTGCCGGAGGTGTGGGCTACGGAACAAAACGCGATTGCCTGAAAGGAACGCCCGAAGCAGGAGATGAAATCGTAGTATTAGGAGGTGACAACTATCGCATCGGACTGGGAGGCGGTTCGGTATCGTCGGTAGAAACCGGCCGTTATTCATCAGGCATCGAGCTGAATGCCGTACAGCGTGCCAACGCCGAGATGCAGAAACGCGCATACAATGTAGTGCGCGCCCTCTGCGAAGAAGATACCAACCCGATTGTTTCCATCCACGACCACGGTTCGGCAGGTCACGTAAACTGCTTGTCGGAATTGGTTGAGGATTGCGGCGGATTGATTCACATGGACAAGCTGCCTATCGGAGACGAAACACTTTCGGCAAAAGAAATCATTGCCAACGAATCGCAAGAGCGTATGGGCTTGCTTATCGAAGAGGAATCGCTGGAACATGTACAGAAGATTGCCGAACGCGAACGTGCCCCGATGTATGTGGTAGGCGAAACTACCGGCGACCATCGTTTTGCCTTCGAGCAAGCCGACGGTGTACGCCCGTTCGACCTGGCGGTAGACCAGATGTTCGGTTCTTCTCCTAAGACTTATATGGTAGACAAGACCGTAGAACGCCACTATGAAAACGTGACCTACGATGTAACCAAACTGAACGAATACGTGCGCCGTGTGCTCCAACTGGAAGCCGTAGCCTGCAAGGACTGGCTGACCAACAAAGTAGACCGCTCGGTTACAGGTAAAATCGCGCGCCAGCAATGTCAGGGCGAACTTCAGTTGCCTTTGAGCGATTGCGGTGTGGTTGCGCTCGACTATCGGGGTGAGAAAGGTATTGCCACAGCTCTCGGACATGCTCCGCAAGCAGGTCTTGCCAATCCGGCATACGGTTCGGTACTGTCTGTAGCCGAAGCCCTGACCAACATCGTGTGGGCACCTTTGGCAGACGGCATGGACAGCCTCTCGCTTTCGGCTAACTGGATGTGGCCCTGCCGCTCGCAAGAAGGTGAAGACGCACGTCTCTACACGGCGGTGAAAGCATTGTCCGACTTCTGCTGTGCCTTGCAAATCAATGTGCCTACAGGCAAAGACTCGCTTTCGATGACGCAAAAATACCCGAACGGAGAAAAGATTATCAGCCCGGGAACAGTTATCGTATCTGCAGGAGGCGAAGTATCGGATATCAAGAAAGTTGTTTCTCCGGTAATGGTAAACAATCCGAAATCGACCTTCTACCACATCGATTTCAGCTTCGACCAGCTCCGCTTGGGAGGTTCGGCATTTGCCCAATCCTTGAATAAAGTGGGCGATGACGTTCCAACCGTACAGAACCCTGACTATTTCCGCGATGCATTCCTTGCCATTCAGAAACTGGTGAACAAAGGACTGATTTTAGCAGGACACGACATTTCGGCTGGAGGTCTTATCACCACCTTACTCGAAATGTGCTTCGCCAATACCGAAGGCGGTATGGAAATCAACCTCGATAAATTCAAGCACGAAGACATCGTGAAGATTCTCTTCGCTGAAAATCCGGGCGTTGTCATCCAGGTAGCCGACAAGCACAAACACGAAGTCAAGAAAATCCTGGAAGATGCAGGCGTAGGATTTGTCAAGCTGGGTACACCTGCCGACGAACGCCATATACTTGTCACGCTTCACGAAGCTACTTACCAGTTCGGCATCGACTACTTGCGTGATGTATGGTACTCTACTTCCTACCTCCTCGACCGCAAGCAGAGCATGAACGGATGCGCCAAGAAACGTTTCGAGAACTACAAGATGCAACCGCTCGAAACCGTATTCGACAAGTCATTTACAGGCAAATTGTCACAATTCGGCTTGAACCCCGACCGGCGCACACCAAGCGGCATCAAGGCGGCAATCATCCGTGAAAAAGGGACCAACGGTGAACGCGAAATGGCATATATGCTCTACTTGGCAGGCTTCGATGTAAAAGACGTAACGATGACCGACCTTGTAAGCGGACGCGAAACACTGGAAGACATCCATTTCATCGTGTTCTGCGGAGGGTTCTCCAATTCCGACGTATTAGGCTCAGCAAAAGGATGGGCTGGAACCTTCCTCTTCAACCCGAAAGCCAAGGCGGCACTTGATAACTTCTATGCACGCAAGGATACCCTTTCGTTAGGCGTATGCAACGGATGCCAGCTGATGATGGAATTAGGGCTGATTACTCCTGAAGACAAGAAACAGGGCAAGATGTTGCACAACGACTCGCACAAGTTCGAATCGGCATTCTTGGGCGTAACCGTACCGATGAACCGAAGCGTGATGTTCGGCTCGTTGAGCGGCTCAAAATTAGGCATCTGGGTAGCCCATGGAGAAGGAAAATTCTCGTTGCCTTATCCTGAAGACCATTACAACGTGGTATTGAAATATTCATACGATGAATATCCGGGCAATCCGAACGGTTCAGACTATAGCGTAGCAGGTATCGCCAGTCAGGACGGACGCCATCTGGCTATGATGCCGCACTTGGAACGTGCCTGCTTCCCCTGGAACAATGCCTACTATCCTGCCGACCGCATTCACGAAGACCAAATCACACCGTGGATGGAAGCCTTCGTCAATGCGCGTAAGTGGGTAGAAGTACATAAGTAA